The following proteins are encoded in a genomic region of Acidobacteriota bacterium:
- the rplL gene encoding 50S ribosomal protein L7/L12 translates to MAVTKADVVEYLKGMSLLEASELVKELEEVFGVSAAAAAPMMMAAGAGAGGGDAAPAAEAKDSFDVVLTAAGGNKIAVIKVVREVVAGLGLKEAKDLVDAAPKAIKEGVSQSEADDIKAKLTEAGATVELK, encoded by the coding sequence ATGGCAGTTACAAAAGCAGATGTAGTTGAGTATTTGAAAGGAATGTCGCTTCTCGAAGCGTCGGAATTGGTCAAGGAATTGGAAGAAGTGTTCGGCGTTAGCGCCGCAGCCGCAGCTCCGATGATGATGGCCGCTGGTGCCGGTGCAGGCGGCGGTGACGCTGCTCCTGCGGCAGAAGCAAAGGATTCGTTTGACGTTGTTCTGACAGCGGCCGGCGGCAACAAGATCGCAGTGATCAAGGTTGTTCGCGAAGTCGTTGCAGGCCTCGGTTTGAAGGAAGCCAAGGATCTCGTCGATGCTGCCCCGAAGGCCATCAAAGAAGGCGTTTCGCAGTCAGAGGCAGACGATATCAAGGCCAAGCTCACCGAAGCCGGTGCTACCGTCGAATTGAAATAG
- a CDS encoding 50S ribosomal protein L10, whose amino-acid sequence MKNRETKARDLAALTESLSTSKSAMVVSFTKLTVTKDQEFRAQLREAGAKYQVVKNTLARIAVKGTQFEDTTESLKGVTAIAWTDGDPVVLSKAISKFMKDNADIYTFKSGVVDGKLVDLAQLTTIANLPSKEELISKLMWVLNSGAQRLVTVINAVPRDLAVVIKQIGEAKPAEAATVAAAPAAEAPAAAEAAPVAEIAVAEDAPAVEAAPEESPEAVSEPDAGDSVAEVEADAAPAVETAVETVEEEVLEEPTEAEAEEKAE is encoded by the coding sequence ATGAAAAACAGAGAAACAAAAGCAAGAGATCTGGCCGCCCTCACTGAGTCGCTGTCTACGTCGAAATCCGCGATGGTCGTCAGTTTTACTAAGCTGACCGTGACCAAAGATCAGGAATTCCGTGCTCAGCTTCGCGAAGCAGGTGCGAAGTATCAGGTCGTCAAGAATACTTTGGCACGTATCGCTGTCAAGGGAACGCAGTTCGAAGATACGACGGAGAGCCTCAAAGGCGTGACCGCGATCGCGTGGACCGACGGTGATCCTGTGGTTCTTTCGAAAGCAATTTCGAAGTTCATGAAGGACAATGCCGACATCTACACGTTCAAATCGGGCGTTGTTGATGGCAAACTGGTCGATCTCGCACAATTGACGACGATCGCAAACTTGCCTTCGAAAGAAGAGCTTATTTCGAAACTGATGTGGGTGCTCAACAGCGGTGCACAGCGTCTCGTTACGGTCATCAATGCCGTGCCGCGTGACCTGGCCGTTGTGATCAAACAGATCGGCGAAGCGAAACCAGCAGAGGCGGCAACAGTTGCAGCAGCACCGGCGGCCGAAGCACCGGCAGCGGCAGAAGCTGCACCGGTAGCAGAAATTGCCGTAGCAGAAGACGCACCGGCGGTCGAAGCGGCACCGGAAGAAAGTCCGGAAGCTGTATCCGAGCCTGATGCTGGCGACAGTGTGGCCGAAGTTGAAGCGGACGCCGCACCAGCTGTGGAAACCGCAGTCGAAACCGTCGAGGAAGAAGTTTTAGAGGAGCCGACCGAAGCAGAGGCTGAAGAAAAGGCGGAATAA